Part of the Novosphingobium sp. KA1 genome is shown below.
CGCGCCGATCTACGCCGGTCTTTCGGCCGAGGCGAACCGCTCGCAGGCGATCTCGATGGCGGCCCGCGCCTGCCTGATCGCGGCGGCCATCCTCGTGGTCTTTGCCCTGTTCGGCGCACGCCTGCTGGGCGCGCTGCACATCGAACTCAATGCCTTCCGCATTGCGGGCGGCATCATGCTGTTCATGATTGCCATCGACATGGTCTTCGAAAAGCGCACCCAGCGCCGCGAGGAACGGGCCGAGAAGATCATTGCCCATAACATGGAAACCCCCGAGGTCGATGACGTCTCGGTGTTCCCGATGGCGATGCCGATGCTGGCGGGACCGGGGTCGATCGCCACGATCATGCTGCTCACCTCACGCGCGCACGGCATGGAAGAGACCCTGGCGATCCTTGCCGCGATGGTCGCAGTGATGGTGCTGAGCTTCGCCGCGCTCGCCGCTGCCGGTCCGCTGATGCGGGTGCTTGGGGACAAGGTGGAGGCGGTGATTACGCGTCTGCTCGGCGTGTTGCTGGCGGCTCTGGCTGCGCAGTATGTGATCGACGGTGTGAAGGCCGTTTTGCTTTAAGAATTGAAGAGGAAGTCCTGGGGGATGATCCCCCAGACCCTCGAAACGTCTTTGTTGCGCGCCACCTAAGCGTAGTGCGCTCCTTGCGGCGCAGCCACTATGTCTCCCGACGTAAGCCATGAGCGCGAAACGGGTAGTGCAGGGCACCACGAAGACGGTATCGGGGGTGCAGGGGGGCTATGCTCCCCTGCTTTATCCCTTGTCCTTCTTCAACCAGCCAAAGCCAGCTTCGCCGCTTCTTCCCGCACCACGCGCGGCTGATCCGGCCAGATGCCGCGCGTGTCGTAGACCAGCTTGTCCGCACGCTCGGCCAGCGGGACCACGCGGAACACGTCGTGGTCGACCAGCACGATCAGGATCTCGCAGGTCTCCAGCGCATCGTCGATGTCGATCTGCACGGCGCCGGTATCGGTGAATTCGATGGGAAGCTGCGCGGCGTAAGGCTCCACCACGTGGATGCGGCTGCCGAACTTGCGGGCGAGGCGGCTGGTGACGAAGCGGGCCGGGCTCTCGCGGAAGTCGTCGATGTTGGCCTTGAAGGCAAGGCCTAGGCAGGCGACTTTTGCGTGCGGATCGGCTTCCAGCAACGCCTCGGCCTTGGCGATCACGTGGTGCATCTTGTGATCGTTGACGCCGCGCGCGGTGCGGATCAGCGGGGTCTCGTCGGGGGCGCCGTGGACGATGAACCAGGGATCGACGGCGATGCAGTGGCCGCCGACGCCGGGGCCGGGGGTCAGGATGTTTACGCGCGGGTGGCGGTTGGCGAGGCGGATGACTTCCCACACGTCCAGCCCCATGCGGTCCGCCACCATCGACAGTTCGTTGGCGAAGGCGATGTTGACGTCGCGGTAGGCGTTCTCGACAAGCTTGGTCATCTCGGCCGAGCGGGCATCGGTGGTCACGCATTCGCCGCGCACGAAGCGCTTGTAGAAGGCCAGCGCCTTGCGCGCGCAGCGCGGGGTGATTCCGCCGATCGAGCGGTCGTTGTTGGTCAGTTCCTCAAGGATGCGGCCGGGCAGCACGCGTTCGGGGCAGTAGGCGATCGAGACGTCGGGCGTATCGCGCGTCAGACCGGGAATCTTCAGGTCCGGGCGCAGCTCGGCGATCAGGTCGCGCAGTTGCTCGGTAGTGCCGACCGGCGAGGTCGATTCCAGGATCACCACGTCGCCCGCCTTGAGCACCGGCGCGACCGAGCGGCCGGCGGCGAGGACATAGGAAATGTCGGGGGCGTGGTTCTTGTCGAACGGCGTTGGCACCGCGATCACGAACACGTCGGCGGGAGCGATCGCGGTGGAGGCCGAAAGCAGCCCGCGCGAGACGACGCCCTGCACAAGCCCGTCGAGATCGACTTCCTCGATATGGATTTCGCCGCGGTTGATGGTGTCGACCACCGCCTGCGAGACGTCGAGGCCCAGCACCTTGCACCCGGCGCGGGCGATCACGGCGGCGGTGGGGAGGCCGATATAGCCCAGCCCCACCACGCAGACGTCAGGCTTGTTGTCCGATTTCACTGGCAAGCAACTCCACGATTCGACGCGAGGACTGCCCGTCCCCGAATGGATTGTGGGCGCGCGCCATGGACTCGTATGCCATGTTATCGTCGAGCAGGGTTGATAATTCGGTAACGATCTTGCTGGCCGTGGTTCCCACGAGTCTGGCGGTTCCCGCGGCGACGCCTTCGGGCCGTTCGGTGGTCTCGCGCATGACCAGCACCGGCTTGCCCAGCGCGGGGGCCTCTTCCTGCACGCCGCCCGAATCGGTCAGCATGATCTCGGCGATGGAGATCAGGCGGGCGAAGTGCGGATAGTCGAGCGGCTCGATCAGGGCGACGTTGTCCAGCCCCGAGAGGCGCTCGTTCATTACCTTGCGCACGTTGGGGTTGAGGTGGACGGGGAAGATCACCGCCACGTCGGGCCGCGCGGCGATCTCGCGGATGGCCTGGGCAATCTGCTCCATGCCCTCGCCGAAGTTTTCGCGCCGGTGGCTGGTGACGCCGATGATCCGCTTGCCGGCAAAGCGCGCTTCCAGATCGGCCAGCCCAGCGGCGAGTTCGGGCTGGCGCTCGATTTCGGCGACCACCCAGTGCAGCGCGTCGATTACCGTATTGCCGGTGACGTGGACGCGCGCGGGATCGACATTCTCGCGCAGCAGCGCGGCCTCGGAGGTTTCGGTCGGCGCGAAGTGCAGGCTGGCCATGGCGCCGATGATCTTGCGGTTCACTTCCTCGGGCCAGGGGTGGTGGATATTGCCCGAGCGCAGCCCCGCCTCGACATGATCGACCGGCAGCTTGCGGTAATAGGCGGCGAGCGCTCCCGCCATGGCGGTTGCGGTATCGCCCTGCACGATCACGCGGTCGGGCTTCACCGCGTCCATCACTTTGCCGAGGCCGGTGAGCAGGTTGGCGGTCAGCGCGTCCAGCGTCTGGTCCGGCTGCATCACGTCGAGATCGTGATCGGGCACGATCCCGGCGATCTCCAGCACCTGATCGAGCATCTGGCGGTGCTGCGCGGAGACGCAGACCACGCATTCGAAGCGCGGATCGGCCTTCAGCGCATGGACCAGCGGGAACAGCTTGATCGCCTCGGGCCGGGTGCCGAAGACGAGGAGGATGCGGGCGGGAGCGGATTCGGTCATCGCCAAGGCCATACCAGAGCCGGGGTAATGCCGAAGTTAAAACCGAAGCGGCGCGGCATTCGTGGACAATATCGCAGGCCGCCCTTGCCTCGCCCGGTTCCATCGGCAATCAGTTCGCCATGTCTATCCTCAGCGACAAGTGGATCCGCGAGCAGGCGCTCGAACACGGAATGATCGAGCCCTTCGTCGAGGCCCAGCGCCGCGACGGGTGCATTTCCTACGGCCTCTCGTCCTACGGCTATGACGCGCGCGTCGCGCCGGAGTTCAAGATCTTCACCAATGTCGATTCGGCGGTGGTCGATCCCAAGGACTTCGCCAGCAATTCCTTCGTGGACCGCGAGACCGACGTCTGCGTGATCCCGCCCAACTCCTTCGCGCTTGCCCGCACGGTCGAATACTTCCGCGTGCCGCGCGACGTGCTGGTGATCTGCCTTGGCAAGAGCACGTATGCGCGCTGCGGGATCATCGTGAACGTCACCCCGCTCGAACCGGGCTGGGAAGGGCACGTGACGCTGGAATTCTCCAACACCACGCCGCTGCCGGCCAAGATCTACGCCAACGAAGGTGCGTGCCAGTTCCTGTTCCTCAAGGGCAACGAGCCCTGCGAGACCAGCTATGCCGACCGCGCGGGCAAGTACATGGGCCAGCTTGGGGTGACCTTGCCGAAGCTTTGAACTGCGTTCCGTTGGGCTGATTCGGACCCGACGGCCTCCACTGCACAACAATCCTCGTCATCCCCGCGAAGGCGGGGATCCCGCTTTTCTTGGCGGGCGTGGCGAGAAGGCAAGCGGGGCCCCCGCCTTCGCGGGGGCGACGGAGTGAGTTTGGGCGGAGCGAGATTACGTCCTCGGCCGCTTACTTACCCGACCACACCGGCTTGCGCTTTTCCGCAAAGGCACGCGGGCCTTCCTGCGCATCGGCGCTGTTATAGGTGTGCTCATGCGCTGCCCGCGCGGCTGCAAGCGCGGCGGAGCGGCCCATCTCGGTCGACAGCATCACCGTCTCGCGCGCGGCCTTGACCGAGAGCGGCGCGCCTTCCAGCACTTCCAGCGCCAGTTCGATGGCCGCGTCCAGCACCGCGCCGGGTTCGGCCAGGCGGTTGACGAGGCCGATCTCGTATGCACGCTGGGCCGTGATCGGCTTTCCGGTCAGCATGATCTCCATCATGATCCGCTGCGGGATCATGTGGATCAGCGGCGAGGCCCAGGGGCTGCCGCGCCCGACCTTCACCTCGGTAATCGCGAACTTGGCATTGGTGCCGGCGACGCAGAGGTCGCAGGCCTGCGCGATCATCCAGCCGCCCGCAAAAGCATGGCCATTGACGGCGGCGATGGTCGGCTTGGTCAGTTCGATGGTGTCGTAAGGCAGCGCGTAAAGGTCGCGCGGCGGCACGGCCATGCCGGTTTCGACCATTTCCTTGAGATCGCCGCCCGCGCAGAAGGCCTTGTCGCCGCTGCCGGTGAGCACGGCGATGCGGGCGGAGGCGTCGGCCTCGAACCTCGCCCAGGCTTCTCGCAACCCCTCGCGCACTTCGCGGCTCAGGCAATTGCGCTGTTCGGGGCGGTTGATGGTCAGGATCGCGATGCCGTCGGCGCGCGCATCGTAGAGTACCGCATCGGACATGTCAGAAGCCCCTTTTCCCGATTTCATGAGCGGTGCGCGACAGGTCTTCGCGGAAGTCGGGATGGGCGATCGCAACCAGCCGCTTCGCGCGTTCGGCCAGGGGCTGGCCCTTCAATTGCGCCGCGCCATATTCGGTGACGATCACGTCCACCTCGGTCCGCGCCGTGGTGACGGGGCCGGAGAGGGCGGGGACGATCTTGCTCAGCGTGCCGCCCCTGGCGGTGGAGGCCAGCACGATCAGCGAGGCGCCGCCCGGCGAGCGCGCTCCGGCGCGCACGAAATCGACCTGCCCGCCGGTACCGCCAAGATAGCTCATGCCCGATTGCTCGGCATTGACCTGCCCGGTGAGGTCCACTTCCAGCGCGGAGTTGAGGGTGACAAGGCGGGAGAGGCGGGAAAGCGTGCCGGCATCGTGGGTATAGCTGGTGGGGGTCATGCGGATTGCCGGATTGTGCGCGGCCCAGTCGTAGAGCCGCCGCGTGCCGATCAGCGCGCCGTTGATCGAGACGCCCCGGTCGATCTCCTTGCGGGCATTGGTCAGCACGCCCATTTCGGCAAGGTCGACAAGGCCATCGCCCAGCATGCCCGAATGGACGCCAAGGTCGCGGCGGTCGTGCAGCAGGCGCAGGATCGCGTCCGGCACCGCGCCCACGCCGGTCTGCAGCACCGCGCCGTCGCCGATGAATTCGGCGCAGTGGCGGGCGATGGCTTCGTCGGTGGGGCCGATCTTCGCAGGCGCAACTTCCACCGGCGGGCGGCTGACGTGGACGGCCACGTCGATCAGCCCGCCGGGGATCGTCTCGCCGGGAACGTAGGGAACCTGCTCGTTGACTTCGGCGATCACGAGGCGCGCCTTGGCCGCCGCCGCGCGCACGTGGTCGCAGATCAGGCCGCAGCTGTGATTGCCTTGCGCATCGGCCGGGCTGACCTGAATCATCGCAACGTCGCAAGGCATGATCCCGGCCTCGATCAGGCAGGCGATCTGGCTGACGTGGACGGGGATCACGTCCAGTGCATCGGCCTTGGTCATGCTCCGCAGCGCGCCGATCGCGCCCATGCTGGAGAGGCGGAAGGCACGCGCGCTTTCGGGCGTGAACAGGCCGGAAAAGCTGGTGGCGATGAAGGCGTGGAGGCCGCCGATGGCCTCCCCCTGCTCGATCAGCGCCTCAACCAGCGTGGTTGGCTCGCCGCAGGCCTGGCCGAACACCACGCGGTCGCCCGGTTTCAGGAACCGCGAGAGGTCGAGCTGGGATGCGGCAAGCCGAAGCGTCATCCTACAGCTTCCCGGCCTGCCGCAGCAGCCGCTGCGCGCGGGCGAGGTAGGGGCGGTCGAGCATGCCGCCCTTCCAGCCGATGGCACCGACGCCGGGATTGGCGGCGAAGACGTCGACGATTTCCTGCGCTTCGGCGATCTCGGCCTCGGTCGGCGTGAACGCCGCGTTGATTACCGGAACCTGCGCCGGGTGGATCGCCATCATCCCGCGATAGCCGTCGCGGCGGACCTTTTCGGCGCGGGCCTTGAGCGCTTCCAGATCCTTGAAGTCGGCGCTGATCGTCTCGATCGCGGTGACGCCGGCGGTCGCCGCGCCCAGCACGGTCAGGCTGCGGGCCAGTTCGTAGGTGAAGGAATAGGATCCGTCCGCATTGCGGTTGGACGAGGCGCCGATGGAATCGGCCAGGTCTTCCGCGCCCCAGGTCAGCGCCACCACGCGCGGCGCGCCCTTGTAGTCGCCGG
Proteins encoded:
- the wecB gene encoding non-hydrolyzing UDP-N-acetylglucosamine 2-epimerase, coding for MTESAPARILLVFGTRPEAIKLFPLVHALKADPRFECVVCVSAQHRQMLDQVLEIAGIVPDHDLDVMQPDQTLDALTANLLTGLGKVMDAVKPDRVIVQGDTATAMAGALAAYYRKLPVDHVEAGLRSGNIHHPWPEEVNRKIIGAMASLHFAPTETSEAALLRENVDPARVHVTGNTVIDALHWVVAEIERQPELAAGLADLEARFAGKRIIGVTSHRRENFGEGMEQIAQAIREIAARPDVAVIFPVHLNPNVRKVMNERLSGLDNVALIEPLDYPHFARLISIAEIMLTDSGGVQEEAPALGKPVLVMRETTERPEGVAAGTARLVGTTASKIVTELSTLLDDNMAYESMARAHNPFGDGQSSRRIVELLASEIGQQA
- the wecC gene encoding UDP-N-acetyl-D-mannosamine dehydrogenase, coding for MKSDNKPDVCVVGLGYIGLPTAAVIARAGCKVLGLDVSQAVVDTINRGEIHIEEVDLDGLVQGVVSRGLLSASTAIAPADVFVIAVPTPFDKNHAPDISYVLAAGRSVAPVLKAGDVVILESTSPVGTTEQLRDLIAELRPDLKIPGLTRDTPDVSIAYCPERVLPGRILEELTNNDRSIGGITPRCARKALAFYKRFVRGECVTTDARSAEMTKLVENAYRDVNIAFANELSMVADRMGLDVWEVIRLANRHPRVNILTPGPGVGGHCIAVDPWFIVHGAPDETPLIRTARGVNDHKMHHVIAKAEALLEADPHAKVACLGLAFKANIDDFRESPARFVTSRLARKFGSRIHVVEPYAAQLPIEFTDTGAVQIDIDDALETCEILIVLVDHDVFRVVPLAERADKLVYDTRGIWPDQPRVVREEAAKLALAG
- a CDS encoding MarC family protein, coding for MYEIFLSAFVTLFVVIDPPGCAPIYAGLSAEANRSQAISMAARACLIAAAILVVFALFGARLLGALHIELNAFRIAGGIMLFMIAIDMVFEKRTQRREERAEKIIAHNMETPEVDDVSVFPMAMPMLAGPGSIATIMLLTSRAHGMEETLAILAAMVAVMVLSFAALAAAGPLMRVLGDKVEAVITRLLGVLLAALAAQYVIDGVKAVLL
- a CDS encoding enoyl-CoA hydratase/isomerase family protein codes for the protein MSDAVLYDARADGIAILTINRPEQRNCLSREVREGLREAWARFEADASARIAVLTGSGDKAFCAGGDLKEMVETGMAVPPRDLYALPYDTIELTKPTIAAVNGHAFAGGWMIAQACDLCVAGTNAKFAITEVKVGRGSPWASPLIHMIPQRIMMEIMLTGKPITAQRAYEIGLVNRLAEPGAVLDAAIELALEVLEGAPLSVKAARETVMLSTEMGRSAALAAARAAHEHTYNSADAQEGPRAFAEKRKPVWSGK
- a CDS encoding CoA ester lyase, giving the protein MPFQHEPIAARSWLFAPGDSEKKMTKAMEGEADIVLIDLEDAVATDAKAAARVMVHDFIKANPEQRGRLWVRVNPLDGPHTLADLVAVMPARPGGIMLPKVYGRQDVETLDRYLEALEVANGIEQGSTPVIVLITETAEAMFHTGDYKGAPRVVALTWGAEDLADSIGASSNRNADGSYSFTYELARSLTVLGAATAGVTAIETISADFKDLEALKARAEKVRRDGYRGMMAIHPAQVPVINAAFTPTEAEIAEAQEIVDVFAANPGVGAIGWKGGMLDRPYLARAQRLLRQAGKL
- the dcd gene encoding dCTP deaminase, with product MSILSDKWIREQALEHGMIEPFVEAQRRDGCISYGLSSYGYDARVAPEFKIFTNVDSAVVDPKDFASNSFVDRETDVCVIPPNSFALARTVEYFRVPRDVLVICLGKSTYARCGIIVNVTPLEPGWEGHVTLEFSNTTPLPAKIYANEGACQFLFLKGNEPCETSYADRAGKYMGQLGVTLPKL
- a CDS encoding acetyl-CoA hydrolase/transferase family protein, with the protein product MTLRLAASQLDLSRFLKPGDRVVFGQACGEPTTLVEALIEQGEAIGGLHAFIATSFSGLFTPESARAFRLSSMGAIGALRSMTKADALDVIPVHVSQIACLIEAGIMPCDVAMIQVSPADAQGNHSCGLICDHVRAAAAKARLVIAEVNEQVPYVPGETIPGGLIDVAVHVSRPPVEVAPAKIGPTDEAIARHCAEFIGDGAVLQTGVGAVPDAILRLLHDRRDLGVHSGMLGDGLVDLAEMGVLTNARKEIDRGVSINGALIGTRRLYDWAAHNPAIRMTPTSYTHDAGTLSRLSRLVTLNSALEVDLTGQVNAEQSGMSYLGGTGGQVDFVRAGARSPGGASLIVLASTARGGTLSKIVPALSGPVTTARTEVDVIVTEYGAAQLKGQPLAERAKRLVAIAHPDFREDLSRTAHEIGKRGF